The window GACGTGTCCACGGCCGGCCAGTCGAAGAGGTGCCGGAAGAGCAGCCAACTGGCGCCGAGGGTGGCGAAGTACGAGACCACGACGGCGCTGACCAGGATCAGCGGGGCCAGCAGCGAGCGCAGCAGGATGATCAGGACCAGCATGGTGACCGCGAGCGCCAGCGGGATGATCACCTTGCGGTCGTGGTCCTGGGCACGCGCCACGTCGAGGGTGGCCGCGGTGTTGCCGCCCACGAGCACGTGGGCGTCGGGAAGGTCGGCCGCGGCCGTGCGCATCCGGTCGATGGTGTCCTGGGCCTCGGGGCTGTTGGAGGCGTCGGACAGGACGACGGAGAGGGAGGCGAGTTCGCCGTCGGTGGACAGGCGCGGCTTCTGCACCGCGGCCGTGCCCTCGACCCGGAGCCGCTGCGCGGCCTCCGCGGCGTCCTCGGCATCGACGATCACCCGGGCGGGCCGGGCCGCGCCGCCGGGGAAGTGCTGGGCGAGCAGTTGCTGGCCGGCCACGGAGCCGGTCTCGGTGCGGTAGATGTGCTTGTAGTCCAGGCCGGTCTTGACGCCCATGCTGCCCAGGGCCAGGGCGCCCAGCACGAGGAGGGCGGCGACCCAGGAGACGCGGGGGCGGGCGGTGACGCCGGTGCCGATCCGTGCCCACAGGGTGGGCTTGTCGGCGACGGGGGCGTTGTGGCGGGGTACCAGCGGCCAGAAGATCCAGCGGCCGCACAGGACCAGGAGTGCGGGCAGCAGGGTGAGCGTGGCGAGCAGGGCGCAGGTGATGCCGACGGCGGCGACCGGGCCCAGCGCCCGATTGGACTTGAGCTCGGCGGCGAGCAGGCACAACAGGGCCAGGCAGACGGTGGCGGCGGAGGCCGCGATGGTGGTGGACGACTTGCGCAGGGCCGCCTTCATGGCGTCGTGGCGGTCCTCGTGGGCGCGGAGCTCCTCCCGGTAGCGGGAGAGCAGCAGCAGGGCGTAGTCGGTGCCCGCGCCGAAGACGAGGACGAGGAGGATCGCGGCGCCCTGGCTGTTGACGACCATCCCGGCGTGCACGGCCAGCAGGTAGACCACGGCCTTGGCGAGTTCGGCGGTGACACCCGCGACCAGCAGCGGCAGGATCCACAGCACCGGGCTGCGGTAGATGAGGAGCAGCAGCAGGGCGACGACGCCCGCGGCGACGTACAGCAGCGTGGTCTCGACGCCGCCGAAGGCGTCCGTGGAGTCGAGCTTGTCGCCGGCGGCGCCGGTCAGCCGGGCCTCCAGGCCGTCGGGCAGGTTGTCCTCGACCTGAGTCCGGACCTCCTTGATGTCCTGCGGCTTCGCGTCTCCGTCGAGGATCACCGGGAGGCTGAGCGCCTTCCCGTCCTCCGCCGCGATCGCGGCGGGCACGTCGCGGCCGGTGAGCGCGGAGATGCGGGCCCGGTCGCCGTCCACCTTGGCGAGGTCGGAGTCGGTGAGCTTGCCGTCCCTGGCGTAGACGACGACACCCGACAGGTCGTCACCGCCCGGGAAGCGGTCGGCCAGTTCGGCGACCGCGGTGGACTGGGCTCCCGAGGGGAGCGCCTGGGTGAACTCGTTCTTCTGGGCGCCGGCCAAGCCGCCTGCGAGGGGCACGGCGACGGCGGCGAGGACGAGCCAGGCGGCGAGGACGAACCATTTCGACCTGCGACCGCACGGCATGAGCGCGCCGAAGACGCGTTCGGCTAAGGACACGGGGGGCTCTTTCCATGGGAGGGATGACGCACATCAGGACTTCACTGGTGGCGCGGGGTCCGGACCTCGGGTGGCCGCCCTGTGGTCCGGAACTCCGGCCGGGTCACTCGACTTCGCGCATCATCTTCTCCATGGAGTCGAGACGGACCCTGATGTCGTTGATCTCGCCGACCAACTGGCCCTGGCGCTCGCTGATCTGCTCCAGCAGCACGCGGTAGCCGTCCTTGCTGGCCGCGGCGCGGGCCTGGTAGATCTTCACGGCCGCGAAGGCCGCAGCGACGAGCACCACCGCGATCACGGTCAGCAGTGTCTTGTCATTGGAGCTCGTCCAGGCGTCTGCGGCGTAACTTGCCCCGTACATGCGCTACTTACCAGCCTTCTCGTTGTCTTCGGTGAGGGTCGGGACGAGGGCGGCGACGGTGGCGGCGCTCAGCTCGAAATCGAACGGCGCGACCTCGAAGTACTTCATCGCCTTGCCGTTCTCCGACACTTCCAGGGCTCCGGTGATCAGACCCGCGGCCTCCAGGCGTTGCAGATGCATGTGCAGGAGGGGCCTGCTCATGCCCATGTCGCGCGCCAGCTGACTGACGTAGTTCCGTCCGTCGGCCAGCGCCGCCACGATCCGCAGACGGTGCGGATTCGCAAGCGCCGAGAGCATCCTCAGCAACTGGTCACCTGTCATAGTCTCGTGACTCATGGCCACATCCTCTAACACGTGTAAGAAGATTCTGACACGTGCCCGACGGACCGTCAACACAAAGGCCCGTACGACCTGTCGGCGTCGTACGGGCCTCGTGCTCACGCGGTGGCGCACCCGGGTCGGGCGCCCGATCAGGACATGTCCAACCGCCGAACGGACGGGCTGGCCACGGCCGTCAGGGCCAGCAGGCACATCGCGCCGCCCAGCCCCAGAACCGTCCAGGTGGCGCCGAAGTGATCCAGCAGGAAGCCGCCGGCCAGGGCCCCGAGGGGCACCGTGCCGTAGGCGACGAGCGTCGCCACACTCAGCAGCCGGCCCTGCATCTCGTCCGGCGTCGCCTTCTGCTGGTACACCGCCGCCGCCACGTTCCACAGCGCACCCGCGTAGCCCATGCCGGCGAACAGGACTCCGAGGGCCACCGTGTCGCGCACGTACGCCACTTGCGGCATCAGCAGGGCCCAGGCGGCGTTGCAGCCGATGACGACGGCCGGCAGGGACACCTTGCGCATCCACCACGAGGCGGTGAGCGCGCCCAGCGTGCCGCCCACGCCGGACAGGGCGAAGATCAGGCCGATGGTGAAACCGACCTCGCCGTCCGAGCCGCCGCCCTCCCGCACGATGTACTGCAGGGCCAGGCTGAGCCCGGCGAAGAGCATGTTGGTCCCGGCGATCAGTCCGGCGAGCACCCGGACGAACGGCTGGCTCCAGGCCCAGACCAGGCCGGCCCTCAGCTCCGTGAAGAAGCCCTTGACGCCGCCCGACGGCTTGCCCGCCCGCTCCGCCCCGAACTTCCTCTTGATCACGAGCAGTGTGAACAGCGACACCACGTTGGAGAGCGCCGTGCACAGGAAGGGCGCCCAGCGCACCAGCCCGAAGAGCAGGCTGCCGACGGGCTGTCCCAGCAGACCCGCCGCACGCTCGCGGGCCTCGTTCCGGGACAGCGCCCTGGACAGGTCCTCCGGCCGCACCAGGTGGCGTACGGCGGCCCGCTCCGAAATCCGGTAGAGGATCGTCAGACCGGACTCGACGAACGCCACGGCCGCCACGTGCGCCAGCCAGAAGTGCCCGGTCAGCAGCGCGGCCACCAGCGAACCGATCGCCGCCAGCCGCCCGATGTCGCACGCGATCATCAACCGGCGCCGGTCCCACCGGTCGATGACTCCCCCGACGAGGAGCTGGAGGACGTACGGCAGGTTGGCGCAGAAGGCCACGACTCCCGCATCGCCCGCCGACCCCGTGTGGGCGAGGACCAGCATCGGGTACGCGATCACGCTGATCCGCGAGCCGATGAAGGAGATCCCCGCTCCGGCCCACAGCAGGCGGAAGTCGCGGTTCTCGCGCAGCGCCGGCGGCTGCGGGCGCTGCGCGGGCTCCTGCGTCGCGGTCTGCTCGCTCACGCCTCCATCACGTCCCGGACCAGCTCCGCGAGCCGGCCGGCGGCAGGCGTTCCCAGGATGTCCTCGTGGCTGCCCGTCACGCGCGTCACCCGCAGACCGCCGCCCGCCAATTCGGCCCAGCGGGCCAGGTACTTCTCGTAGGGGTGACCGCACGAGACCGAGTGGGTCCCGGCCGCGCACTCGTCGGTCACCACCACGTGGACCGGGGAGACGGTCGGCGCGTAGCGGTACTCGCCCGTCGCCCGGGTCAGCGCCCGCCATGTCTCCAGGTGCCCGGCGAGATCCGCGCGGGACTCCTCGTCCACCTGTGCGGGAAGCACCCGCGCCGCGCCGGGCGCCGGATCCAGGTCGGCGAGCGGGTCGATCAGCAGCAACCGCGGTACGGCCGAGCCTCGCTCGGTCAGCAGCCGGGCCATCTCCCAGGCGAGCGTGGCCCCCGAGGACCAGCCGAGCAGCGTGTGCGGGCCCTGGGGACGAACGGCGAGCAGCTCGGCGACGTAGCGCGCCGCCATCTCGCCCACGCTGCCGGTCCGACGGCACTCGAACGCCGCGAGCGGCCGCTCGCCCTCCAGCGCGCCGGCCAACGGCAGGAACCAGTGCGCGCTGCCCCCCTCGGTGTGGGGCACGACCAGCGGCATTCCCTCGGTGGTGGCGTTGAGCCACACGAGGGAGCGCTCCTGCGCCGTCACGGGGGCCGCCTCGAGCCGTGCCGCGAGTCCTGCGACCGTACGGCCCTCCAGGACGTCCCTCAGGGTGATCGTCAAGCCCTGCTTCTTGGCCATCGCGACGATCCGCAGCATCAGCAGCGAGTGGCCGCCGAGGTCGTGGAAGTCGTGTTCCACCCCGACCTCGGCCAAGCCCAGCGCCGTCGCCCAGATCTCGGCCAGCTTCCGCTCGGTCGCGTTGCGCGGGGCGACCGCCTCCTGCACCGGACCGGCCTCGTCCGGCACGACCAGTGCCTTGCGGTCGACCTTGCCGTTCTGGTTCAGCGGCACCTTCTCCAGGGCGACGAACACCGAGGGCACCATGTAGGCGGGCAGCCGGCGGGCGCAGTGCGCCGCCAGCTCGGCCGGCTCGGGAAGCACGCCCTCGACCGGCACGTACCAGACCGCCAGGCGGCCCCGGTGAACGCCGACGATCACATCGTGGAGCATCTCGTGGGCGGCGAGCACCGACTGGACCTCGCCCGGCTCGATGCGGTACCCGCGGATCTTGATCTGATCGTCGGCCCGGCCCAGGAAGTCGACGTTGCCGTCCGGCAGCACCCGGCCGATGTCCCCGGTCCGGTAGAGGCGGGAGCCGGGCGGGCCGAACGGGTCGGGCACGAAGGACGCCGCCGTACGGGCCGGCAGCCCGGCGTACCCCCGGGCGAGCCCCGCGCCGCCGATGTGGACCTCGCCGTTGACACCGACCGGCAGCGGCTGCATGAACCGGTCCAGCACGTACATCGTGGTGTTGGGGATCGGCAGACCGATCGGCACCACGTCACCCGCGCGCGGTCCGTCGATGTCGTACGTGCTGTTGGCGACCGAGATCTCCGTCGGCCCGTACTCGTTGAGCAGCAGCGGTCCGGCGTGCTCGCCGACCAGGTCGTACCAGCGGTCCACGATCCGGCCCGGGAACGAGTCGGCTCCCACGGCCAGCAGCGAGGCGAGCGAGGCCGCACGGTCCGCGTCCAGCTGGTGGGTGAGCAGATCGAGATGCCCGGGAGTCATCTTGATGAAGCTGAACGGAGCCGCTTCCGACAGGAGCCGGCCCAGATCCTCCATCGCGAAGCCCTCGGGCAGCAGCGTGACCGGCTCACCCTTCATGAGCGGCGCGTAGATGTTCGGCACCACCATGTCGAAGGCGATCGACGAGAACAGCGGGGCGCCGCCCGTACCGTGGGCGCCGTAGGCCTCGACGGCCCACCACAGGTAGGTGGCCAGGCCGCCGTGCGGGATCTGCACGCCCTTGGGGCGGCCGGTGGAACCGGAGGTGTAGATGATGTAGGCCAGCGTCTCGGGGTCCGTCGGGCTCCCGGCCTCCGGGGCCGTGGAGGGCCTGCCCGCACCGGCCGCGATCAGCGTACGCCCGGCGAACCCGGCCGTGACGGCGGTGTGCTTCTGCTCGGTGAGCACCACCCTCGCCCCCGAGTCCTCCAGCATGTAGCCGATCCGGTCGGCGGGCAGTGCCGGGTCCAGCGGCACGTACGCGCCGCCGGCCTTCCAGATGCCGAGGAACGCGGCGATGAGCTCCGGGCCCCGGTCGAGCAGCACTCCGACCGTGGACTCCGGGCCGACGCCCAGCTCCCTCAGATGGTGCGCTATGCGATTGGCCCACTCGTCCAGGTCGCGGAACGAAAGCTGGACCTCGCCCCCGAAGGCCACCACGGCGATCGCGTCGGGCGTCGTGCGCGACCGCTCCTCGATGACCTCGTGGACGCAGCCGCCGGGGCGTTCGGCGGTGCGGCTGTTCCATTCGCCCAGTTGCCGGTCGCGCTCCCCGCCGGGCAGGCAGGTGGCGCGCGCGTCCCCGTCGGCTCCGTCGGCCATCGCCTCCAGGACCGCGCGGTACATCCGCCCGATCCGCTCGGCGTTCGCGCGGCTCAGGGTGCCGGTGGAGGTCGACAGAACGATGTGTCCGTCGGCCGTGGTGACGGTGAGGGCCGACTCGTTCGTGGACTCCCCGGTGACTTCGGCCGCGTCCACCAGGTCCGTCTCCAGCTCCTGGAAGTCCAGGTAGTTGAAGAGAACGTCGATCATCCGACCGCCGCCCAGCGCGCGCTGGATGGCGGGCAGCGGGTGGCGTCGGTGCGGCCACAGCTCGACCTCGCGGTCGAAGACCTGCCCGACGAGGTCCGACCAGGTCCGCGCACTGCGGTCGAAGGCGAACGGCACCGAGTTCAGGTACATGCCGTAGACGCGCTCGGCGCCCGCGGACTCGGGCCGCGCGTCGCACACCAGCCCGCCGAAGAAGGCTTCCTCGTCGGTGAGCTGGCTCATCACCTTCAGGTGCGCGGCGTGGAGCACGCTCTTGATCGAGGCCCGCGCTCCCGTCGCCAGGCTCCGCAGCCGCTCGTCCAGGTCCCGGTACGCCACCTTCACCCGGAACGGGGTGTCGGGGCCTTCCTCGTCTCCCCAGCCCGCGGGCAGGGCGAGCTTGGGGAGGCCGGCCGCTGTCCGCTCCCAGTAGGAGCGGTCCGCGTCATCGGCGAGTGACGCCAGTTCACCCGCGACGAAGTCGGCGTAGCGGACGGCGGGCGGCTCGTACGGCAGGAGCTCCAGGCCGTCGCGCAGCCGCTCGTACACGCCGATCAGCTCGGTGAGCAGCGAGTGGTGGCTCCAGCCCTCCAGGATGGCGTGGCAGTGGGTGGCGGTCAGCCACCAGTCGCCGTCCCCGCCGATGTGTACGGCCAGCCGCAGCAGGGGAGCCTTCGCCAGCTCGAACAGCTCCCGCCGCTCCCCGGCGGTGAACTCCCGCAGGGCGACGACACGTTTCTGCTCCGCCATTGCGCGCAGGTCGTGCACGGAGACGGGCAGGGCGGTGTACCGGTGGACCAGCTGGAGCGGCACGGTGTACGCGTCGAGCTCGATCGAGGTCCGCAGCACGTCATGCCGGGAGGCGAGGATCTGCGCGGCCTCCCGCAGGGCGTCCGCCGAGAACGGTCTGCCGTCCCGGATCCGGAAGGAGCTGACGTTGTGGTAGTTGTGTTCGCCGCCCTCGCCCGACAGCAGCTCGACGAGCATGCCGAGCTGGACCTGTGACAGCGGGTAGGCGTCGGCGAGACCACCGGGCAGGGCCGCCCGGTCCTCGGCGGACACCAGGGCGAAGGGCTCGGTGAAACGCTCGGGGCCCGCGGTGCCCTCGCGGCCCTCCAGGAGCCGCGCCAGGCCGGCCACGGTGCGGTGCGCGAACACGTCCTGTACCGAGACGTCGAAGCCGTCCCGGCGCAGGGCGCCGACGAGCGAGACCGCCTTGATCGAGTCGCCGCCGAGGTCGAAGAAGGCGTCCTCGGCCCCGACCCGCACCACGCCCAGCACGTCTCGCCACACCGCGGCGATGCGCTCCTCCGACGCCGAGCGCGGGGTGATGTACTCCTCGTCCGAAGGGCCCCAGGACGGGTCGGGCAGCTGCGCCCGGTCCACCTTGCCGTTGGCGGTCAGCGGGATGCGGTCCAGCGTGACGGTCGCCGCGGGCAGCATGTACGCGGGCAGCCGCGCGGAGAGGTGCTCACGCAGCTCGGCCGCAGCCGGGGCGGCGCCGGGCGCCGCCACCACGTAGCCGATCAGTTCCCTGCCGCCGTCGTCGGCCGCGCGGGCCACCACCACGGCCTGCCGGATCAGCGGGTGGGCGGTGAGCGCCGACTCGACCTCCCCGGGCTCGATGCGGTACCCGCGGACCTTGACCTGGTCGTCGGTGCGGCCGAGGAAGTCCACTCCGCCGTCGGGCAGTACGCGTGCCAGGTCGCCGGTGCGGTAGAGCCGGGATCCCGGCGCACCGTACGGGTTGGGCACGAACCGCTCGGCGGTCGGGCCCGAGCGGCCCAGGTAGCCGCGGGCCAGGCCGTCACCGCCGATGTAGAGCTCGCCCGTGACGCCCGCCGGCACCGGTTCCATGAACGGGTCCAGCACGTGCAGCGTGGTGTTCGGCAGGGGCCGGCCGATGGGCAGGTGCTCACCGGTTTCCGCGCCGTCGGCGAAATGCACCGCGTTGCCGACGGTGGCCTCGGTCGGTCCGTATTCGTTGACCAGCTTGACCGGGCGGCCGCCGCGGCACAGTCGCCGCCAGCGGGAGGCGAGGGCGGTCGAGAAGGCCTCGCCTCCCACGACCGTCATCCCGGCGATCTCTGCCGCCTGGCGCGGGCCGAGCTGTTGCGTCAGGAGGTCGAGCAGCGCGGGCGCCGCCTTGACGAAGCTGAAGGGCCCGTTCTCCAGCAGCAGCAGGCCGAGGTCCTCGACGGGGAGGTCCGCCGGGAACACCGTGACGTGCTGGCCCGTCATGAGAGGCGCCCAGAGGACGGGGACGACCATGTCGAAGGCGGTCGAGGACAGCAGCGGGGCGCCGCCCGTGCCGCATGCGGTGTACTCCTCGACCGTCCACCAAAGGTAGTTGGCCAGTCCTCGGTGCGTGATCTGGACGCCCTTCGGACGCCCGGTGGAGCCGGAGGTGTAGATGACGTACGCGATCAGGTCGGGGTCGATGACGCGCCTGGGCGCCGTGGCCGGGCGGGCCGCGATGGCCGCTGCGTCACGGGCGAGCACCACGGTCCGTCCGCCGTGGGCCGGAAGCCCGAGCCCGCTGTCGGTGATCACCACGGACGATCCGGAGTCGGCCAGCATGTAGCCGATCCGTTCCTGCGGCAGGGCGGGGTCCAGCGGGACGTACGCTCCGCCCGCCTTCCACACGGCGAGGAAGGCCACCAGCAGCTCGGGACCGCGCCCGAGGTACACGCCGACCGAGCGGTCCGGCCCGACGCCGAGGTCACGCAGGTGGTGCGCGAGCCGGTTGGCCCGCTCGTCCAGCTCCCGGTAGGAGATCCGGACGCCGTCCTCGGTGCCGACGACGGCGACGGCGTCGGGCGTCCTGGCCGCCTGCCGCTCGATCACCTCGACGACGGTGCCCGCCGGGCGGACCGCGGTCACGCCGGTGTCGTGCGCCGACAGCAGCTCGTGCTCGGCCGCGGGCAGGTACGCCGCGGTGGCGTCGCCCTCCGGGTCGGTGGCCATGGCCTCGAGGACCAGCCGGTACATCCGCGCGATCCGCTCGGCGTTGGCGCGGCTCAGCGAGCCGGTGGAGGTGGCGAGCGTGAAGCTACCGCCGGCCGTGGTGACGGCCAGTGCGAACTCCGTGCCGCCTTCGGCGAGGGCGCCGGCGGTGTCGAGCATGTCCGTCTCGAAGGCCCGGAAGTCCAGATACGTGAAGTGGACGTCCACCAGACGGTTCGTGCCCAGGGCGCGCTGGATCGCGGGCAGCGGGTGCCTGCGGTGCGGCCACAGCTCGATCTCGCGGGCGAAGGTCCGCTGGGCGAGCTCCGACCAGGTTCGGGCGGTTCGATCGAACGTGAAGGGCACGGTGTTGAGGTACATGCCGTAGACGCGGTCGGCGCCGATGGCCTCGGGCCGTGCGTCGCACGCCAGGCCCGTGAGGAAGCCGTCCTCCTCGGTGAGCTGGCTCATCACCTTCAGGTGCGCGGCGTGCAGCACGCTCTTGAACGAGGTGCGGGACCGGGCCGCCAGCGCCCGCAGGGCCTCCTCCAGGTCGTGGTAGGGCACGTCGAGGCGGAACGGCGTGCCGGGCCCGTCGCCCTCCGTGGTGTCGCCCCAGCCCTCGGGCAGGGTGAGCTTGGGCCGGCCGGCCGCCGCGGCCTTCCAGTACGCCTGGTCCTCCTCGGAGGCCAGCGACTTCTGCTCGGCCGCGATGAAGTCGGCGTAGCGGACGGCGGGGCGGTCGTACTGCGGCACGTCGATGCCGTCCCGCAGCCGACCGTACGCGCCGACCAGCTCGGTCAGCAGGCCGTGGTGGCTCCAGCCGTCCAGCACGGCGTGGCACTCGGCGACCGTCAGCCACCAGTTGTCGTCGTCGGCGACGTGAACGGTCAGTCGCAGCAGCGGAGCGATGCCGATGTCGATCGGCGACCGCCGCTCCCGCGCGGTGGACTCGGTGATGGCCAGGGTGATGTCGGCCTGCGACCGGCCGCGCAGGTCGTGCACGGTCAACGGAATCCGTGCCGTCGGATGCACCAGTTGCAGCGGCACCGAGTAGCTCGTCAGGTCCAGCGACGTGCGCACGATCTCGTGCCGCTCCGCGACGATCCGCGCGGCCTCGCCCAGTGCGTCAGCGGAGAACGGCACCCCGTCACGGATCCGAAAGGCCTCCACATTGTGGTACAAACCATCGCCGCGGCCCGTCAGCATCTCGACGACCATGCCGAGCTGGAGCTGCGAGAGCGGATAGGCGTCGGCCAGCCCGGGCGGCAGCACGGACCGGTCCGCCTCCGGCACCAGCGCGAACGGCTCGGTGGGCGCCTCGGACACGGCCGGGGCGGGCCGGCCGCTCAGGTGGGCGCTGAGCCCGGAGACCGTACGGTGCGCGAACACGTCCCGTGCCGACACGTCG of the Streptomyces sp. NBC_01294 genome contains:
- a CDS encoding MFS transporter, which gives rise to MSEQTATQEPAQRPQPPALRENRDFRLLWAGAGISFIGSRISVIAYPMLVLAHTGSAGDAGVVAFCANLPYVLQLLVGGVIDRWDRRRLMIACDIGRLAAIGSLVAALLTGHFWLAHVAAVAFVESGLTILYRISERAAVRHLVRPEDLSRALSRNEARERAAGLLGQPVGSLLFGLVRWAPFLCTALSNVVSLFTLLVIKRKFGAERAGKPSGGVKGFFTELRAGLVWAWSQPFVRVLAGLIAGTNMLFAGLSLALQYIVREGGGSDGEVGFTIGLIFALSGVGGTLGALTASWWMRKVSLPAVVIGCNAAWALLMPQVAYVRDTVALGVLFAGMGYAGALWNVAAAVYQQKATPDEMQGRLLSVATLVAYGTVPLGALAGGFLLDHFGATWTVLGLGGAMCLLALTAVASPSVRRLDMS
- a CDS encoding MMPL family transporter produces the protein MSLAERVFGALMPCGRRSKWFVLAAWLVLAAVAVPLAGGLAGAQKNEFTQALPSGAQSTAVAELADRFPGGDDLSGVVVYARDGKLTDSDLAKVDGDRARISALTGRDVPAAIAAEDGKALSLPVILDGDAKPQDIKEVRTQVEDNLPDGLEARLTGAAGDKLDSTDAFGGVETTLLYVAAGVVALLLLLIYRSPVLWILPLLVAGVTAELAKAVVYLLAVHAGMVVNSQGAAILLVLVFGAGTDYALLLLSRYREELRAHEDRHDAMKAALRKSSTTIAASAATVCLALLCLLAAELKSNRALGPVAAVGITCALLATLTLLPALLVLCGRWIFWPLVPRHNAPVADKPTLWARIGTGVTARPRVSWVAALLVLGALALGSMGVKTGLDYKHIYRTETGSVAGQQLLAQHFPGGAARPARVIVDAEDAAEAAQRLRVEGTAAVQKPRLSTDGELASLSVVLSDASNSPEAQDTIDRMRTAAADLPDAHVLVGGNTAATLDVARAQDHDRKVIIPLALAVTMLVLIILLRSLLAPLILVSAVVVSYFATLGASWLLFRHLFDWPAVDTSLVLYGFIFLVALGVDYTIFLVDRMREEAAHGTPREAVRRAFAATGGVILSAGTVLAATFAVLAVLPLVAMAEIGVMVGLGVLLEVLLVITVLVPGLATDIGRRFWWPNKLVRHSEGAADLHVEKNDSDAAQAPAGGPVRV
- a CDS encoding ArsR/SmtB family transcription factor, translated to MSHETMTGDQLLRMLSALANPHRLRIVAALADGRNYVSQLARDMGMSRPLLHMHLQRLEAAGLITGALEVSENGKAMKYFEVAPFDFELSAATVAALVPTLTEDNEKAGK